Proteins encoded by one window of Agelaius phoeniceus isolate bAgePho1 chromosome 3, bAgePho1.hap1, whole genome shotgun sequence:
- the STON1 gene encoding stonin-1 encodes MRCASASSFSYKMCSPNPANWVTFDDEPLFQSPQKLVDNQSSSRPNGLKLNLCSVHESSSRSSSTGSTPLSSPVVDFYLSPGPPSNSPLTTPTRDYPGNPCFPKSGIHMLYPIPEWPSNVNPSPSPGICSSLASQKPSSLPLSPSPNDNPGKTLVSKSADEGSPNPPGSCEEQAPGHFPYFHSDCAFSSPFWKEGCSLSISPANASMHRKDKALDRSGCHPRNKETCHDQKSLNQGSFSYICERLEHLQADSCEAVENPPISSTHAWHKLSPAIPRSLFRSQKSDGWPFMLRIPEKKNMMSSRQWGPIYLSVLAGGVLQMYYEKGLEKPFKEFQLQPQCKLSEPKLESYNVSGKIHTVKIECVSYTEKRRYHPKVEVIHEPEVEQMLKLGTTDYDDFTDFLAAVEEELMKLPTVSRQKRNYEEQEMTLEIVDNFWGKVTKAEGKLVESAVITHIYCLCFVNGGAECFLTLNDLELQKRDERYFEKEQDKKWIEILDCHFHNCVKAQEFEQSRIIKFTPPDACRLELMRFRTRYDGQDLPFSVKAAVVVQGAYIELQAFINMASTAHIPTRLPSVKYCENVMIRFPVPTQWIKALWTMNLQRQKSLKAKMNRRACLGALHEVESDPVIQVSVGTAKYESAYRAVVWKIDRLPDKNSSLDHPHSLSYKLELGSDQEIPSDWYPFATVQFVVHDTCASGTEVKSLGIESDLQPQKHVVQKAFYSCQVEIEKKWIRLDGEDPDKAGNCLMQ; translated from the exons ATGCGTTGTGCAAGCGCCTCAAGTTTTTCCTACAAGATGTGTTCCCCAAATCCAGCAAACTGGGTCACCTTTGATGATGAGCCTCTCTTCCAGTCACCTCAGAAATTGGTTGACAATCAGAGTAGCTCCAGACCAAATGGCCTTAAGCTCAACCTGTGCAGTGTTCATGAGTCTTCAAGTAGGTCATCCTCTACAGGCAGCACTCCGCTCTCATCTCCTGTGGTTGATTTCTACCTGAGTCCTGGACCCCCCAGCAACTCTCCACTTACTACACCTACCAGAGACTACCCAGGAAACCCCTGCTTTCCAAAGTCTGGGATTCACATGCTTTACCCCATCCCTGAATGGCCATCAAATGTTAACCCTTCTCCATCCCCCGGGATTTGCTCATCCCTGGCCTCACAGAAACCGAGCAGCCTTCCTTTGAGCCCCTCACCTAATGACAATCCAGGTAAGACTTTGGTCTCCAAATCAGCAGATGAAGGAAGTCCTAACCCACCAGGAAGCTGCGAGGAGCAGGCTCCAGGACACTTCCCGTACTTCCACAGTGACTGTGCTTTTTCCAGCCCTTTTTGGAAGGAAGGGTGCTCCCTCAGCATATCTCCAGCTAATGCCAGCATGCACAGGAAGGACAAAGCACTTGACAGGAGTGGGTGTCATCCTAGAAACAAAGAAACATGTCATGATCAGAAAAGCCTTAACCAGGGCTCCTTCAGTTACATCTGTGAGAGGCTTGAACACTTACAGGCTGACAGCTGTGAGGCCGTGGAAAACCCACCCATCTCCAGCACCCACGCGTGGCACAAGCTCTCCCCTGCCATTCCACGCAGCCTTTTCAGGAGCCAGAAATCAGATGGGTGGCCATTCATGCTGAGGATTCCTGAGAAGAAGAACATGATGTCATCTCGGCAGTGGGGCCCCATTTACCTGAGCGTCCTGGCTGGAGGGGTGTTGCAGATGTATTACGAAAAGGGCCTGGAGAAACCTTTCAAGGAATTCCAGCTGCAGCCGCAGTGCAAGCTGTCCGAACCCAAACTGGAGAGCTACAATGTCTCAGGGAAAATCCACACTGTGAAGATCGAGTGCGTGTCTTACACAGAGAAGAGGAGGTACCACCCCAAAGTAGAGGTGATCCATGAGCCAGAGGTGGAGCAGATGTTGAAGCTGGGCACCACCGACTATGACGACTTCACCGATTTCCTCGCGGCGGTCGAGGAGGAGCTCATGAAGCTTCCTACTGTTTCCAGACAAAAGAGGAATTATGAAGAGCAAGAAATGACTCTGGAAATAGTGGATAACTTTTGGGGGAAAGTCACTAAGGCAGAAGGAAAACTCGTAGAAAGTGCAGTCATCACACACATTTACTGCCTGTGTTTTGTGAACGGTGGTGCTGAGTGTTTCCTAACCCTGAACGACCTGGAGCTCCAGAAGAGGGACGAGCGTTACTTTGAGAAGGAGCAGGACAAGAAGTGGATCGAGATTCTCGACTGCCATTTCCATAACTGTGTCAAAGCACAGGAATTTGAGCAGTCACGGATTATTAAGTTTACACCCCCGGACGCCTGCAGACTGGAACTGATGCGTTTCAGGACACGCTACGATGGGCAAGACCTTCCCTTTTCTGTGAAGGCTGCAGTGGTGGTTCAGGGGGCATACATTGAACTTCAGGCTTTCATAAACATGGCCTCAACTGCTCACATCCCCACACGTTTACCCTCTGTGAAATACTGTGAAAATGTTATGATACGCTTTCCTGTTCCCACACAGTGGATCAAAGCACTTTGGACCATGAACCTGCAAAGGCAGAAGTCCCTAAAAGCCAAAATGAATAGGAGAGCATGCCTTGGGGCTTTGCACGAGGTTGAATCTGACCCCGTAATCCAAGTCTCGGTTGGAACAGCAAAATACGAGAGTGCCTACAGGGCCGTGGTGTGGAAGATTGACAGGCTTCCAGATAAAAATTCAA GTTTGGATCATCCACACAGCCTGTCTTACAAACTGGAACTGGGATCAGACCAGGAGATACCATCTGACTGGTACCCATTTGCTACTGTCCAGTTTGTTGTCCATGACACCTGTGCCTCAGGAACAGAAGTCAAGTCCCTGGGCATAGAGAGCGATCTGCAGCCCCAGAAACACGTGGTTCAGAAAGCTTTTTACAGTTGCCAG GTTGAAATTGAAAAGAAGTGGATTAGGCTTGATGGAGAAGACCCAGATAAAGCTGGCAACTGCCTAATGCAATGA